CATCATGCCGATCGGCTCCTTCATCGGCGCGACCGTACCGCTCGGAACACAATCCAAGGTGCTGCCGGGCGGCGAGTCGGTGGACGACTCCCGCTTCGTCGTGCGCTACTTCCGCAAGTCGAGGGACGGGCGGCTTTTGTTCGGCGGCCGCGAAGTCTATGCCGTCAACGATCCAAAGGACATCCATATCCACATCCGCCGGCAGATCGCCGAGCTCTACCCAGCGCTGAAGGACGTCGAGATCACGCATGGCTGGGGCGGCTATGTCGGCATCACCATGCCGAGGAAACCCTTCGTGCGCGAGGTGATGCCGAACGTGATCTCGATGGGCGGTTATTCCGGCCATGGCGTCATGCTGGCCAACTTCTTCGGCAAGCTCTATGCCGAGACGATCGCCGGCAATCGCGATCGGCTGAAGCTTATCGAGGATCTGAAGATTCCCGCCTTCCCGGGCGGTCGTCGTTTCCGCGCGCCGCTTCTGTTTCTGGCGCTCAACTGGTTCGCGCTGCGCGACAGGATCTGAAGCGGGACCCCCGCAGAAGCTGTTGATTCGACAAGTCCGCTTCCCTTGCGGCACGTTGCAGAATCCTTAACGAACGCGCAGAATTTCGCAAAAAGGCGCAGTGATGCCATAATCGGCGGTAAAGGATGCCGGTTCTGGGCGATAAAACGGGGATTTGCGCGGGCCTGCCCGCTGAAATTTCGGGACCGATGCCGTTCAGCCGCGAACTTCTTGCGGCAAGACCGAAAGAACGTCGGCCCGGTTGTTGGAGGTGGTCTAAGTGAACGTGCCCTTCAGTTTCGGTGCACCGGAACGACGGCGCTTTGCAGTGCAGTTCGGTTACGACATGCAGCCCTCGTTCTGGCAGGGTCTGCGGTCGAACGCGCATCTTGTGATAGCGGCTGTCGGTACCGCAGCGCTGCTCGGTGTGGCGGCGATAGCGCTTTGGCTGGCCCTGCCGGCCAACGAGCGGCAGGCGAGCGCGGAGCAAAGCGTGCCTGCAATCCCGGTCAAGACGACGAAAATCGCGCCAGCCGCCGCAAGCGCAGTCAGCGTCGCCGCCGCGCCGCAAGCCGCGCGCAAGGCGGACGCGGTTTCGCCGGTCACCGCCGCTCGCGAAGCGGCCATCCCGGCGCTGGCAGCCAACAGCCCGCGCTGGACCGGCGCGGGAGCCGAGCCAGCATCGGCCGGGGCCGCGCCTGCTTCACCCACTCCGGCTGCCAAGCCGCCGGCCGAGCAGAAGCCGACCGTTGCCGCCTTCGCCGATTCCGTTGCCGAGACCGATGCCTCAACGGCCCTGTCCAAAGTTGCGGCGGCTGAGCAATCGGTGGATGAAAAGAAGCCGGACGACAAGATGGATGGCGCCCAGACCGCGGCGATCCCCGACGCAAAGCCACAGGTTCCCGAGGCTCAGCCGGCCGGCGACGAAAATGACGCCGCGGCAAAGCCAAACGAGCAGAATGTCAGCGCTGCAGCCAATGGACGCATCCTCAAGGCAGTCACCATGCGCACCGGCCCGAAGAAAGGCGCCGCCGCAATCGTCACGGTGCCAGCAAAGACATCGGTGCAGGTGGTGAGTTGCAAGAAATGGTGCGAGATCGTCTATAACGGCAAGCGCGGCTGGATCTACAAGACCTACGTCAAGACCGGCGCGTGATCCGCCTTCAAAGCGTCTGTTTTTGGCGATCCCGGACGAGGGCCGTTGCGGGCTTTTCCTGGAATTGCTCCGGCTGAAGCCGGCCGGAACGCCAAAGTCCTGTCGCGCCGGGGCGGCTCAGATGCAGCGCCCACCATCGACTTCCAGCGCCACGCCGGTGATGAAGGCGGCTTCGTCCGAAGCAAGCCAGAGTGCCGCGTTGGCGATGTCGAGCGGCGTCGAGAGCCGGCCGAGCGGGATCGAGGCGCGGAATTTTTCGCGGATCTCCGGCGTATCGGCGCCCATGAACTTCTCCAGCATGCCGGTCTCGCCGGCGACCGGGCAGAGGCAATTGACGCGGATGTTCTTCGGGGCGAGCTCGACCGCCATCGACTTGGTGGCGGTGATCGCCCAGCCCTTGGAGGCATTGTACCAGGTGAGGCCCGGCCGCGGCCTGATGCCGGCTGTCGAGGCCGTGGTCAGAATGACGCCGCCGCCCTGCCGATCCATGATCGGCACGACGGCAAGGGCGGCATGGTAGATCGCCTTCATGTTGACGGCGGTGATCAGGTCGAAGGTTTCCTCGTCGACGCCGAGCATGTCGCCGTTGCGATGGGTGTAGCCGGCGTTGTTGACCATGATGTCGACGCGGCCGAAAGCGCTCTTGGCGGCATAGACCATCTCGTCGAATTCGGAGCGCAGCGAGACGTCGGTCTGGGTCCAGATCGCACTGTCGCCGATTTCTTCCGCGACGCGCTCGGCGCCCTTGGCGTTGAGATCGGCGACGACGACGCGCGCGCCCTCCTCGGCGAAGCGCTTCGCCATGCCCTTGCCGAAGCCCGACGCCGCGCCGGTGATGATGGCAACCTTGTTTTCCAGACGCATGGTTTTCCCCATCATTGCAGTCATCCCGTCTTGAGGGTGTCCGCCGCCATTCTCCCTTAGCTTTCGTCACATTCACGTTCTATGTTGCAGGCGCGAACGCTTCCGGAAAGCCATTGTGCCGACAAGCCTGCCGGTAGCGCCAGTGTCAAGGCAACATGTGGGCCCAATCAATGGCAAGCGATTGGTCCTAGATGTGACACCATGGCACTGGACGATTTAAATCGATTAGAATATATCAGCCCCGCTACCGGCGACCGGCATCAAATCGGACTGACCATGACCAGCCAGATCATCCCCGTCGACCCTTTCGACTTCATCATTTTCGGCGGCACCGGCGACCTGTCGGAACGCAAGCTTCTGCCTTCGCTCTACTATCGCCAGTGCGACCATCAGTTCTCCGAGCCGACGCGCATCATCGGCACGTCACGCGCGAAGATGACCGATGCCGAATTCCAGACCTTCGCCAAGCAGGCGATATCGCGGCATGTGAAGCCGGCCGATATCGACGCCAAGGAGCTGGATCGGTTTCTTGCTCGCCTTTCCTACGTTTCGGCCGATGCGACCAGCGGCGTCGGTTTCGACAAGCTCAAGAAGGCCGTCGGCGACAGCGACCGCATCCGCGCCTTTTACCTCGCGGTGGCGCCGGCGCTGTTCGGCGACATCTCGCACCAGCTCCAAGAGCATAAGCTGATCACGCCGAACTCGCGCATCGTGCTGGAGAAGCCGATCGGGCGGGACCTCATCTCGGCGCGGGCGCTCAACGACGCGGTGGGCGACGATTTCCACGAAAGCCAGATCTTCCGCATTGATCACTATCTCGGCAAGGAAACGGTGCAGAACCTGATGGCGCTGCGCTTTGCCAATGCGCTCTACGAGCCGTTGTGGAACTCCGCCCATATCGATCACGTGCAGATCACCGTGGCCGAGACGGTCGGGCTGGAGGACCGCGTCACCTACTACGACAAGGCAGGCGCGCTGCGCGACATGGTGCAGAACCACATCCTGCAGCTGCTTTGCCTGGTCGCCATGGAAACGCCGTCGTCGATGGACGCGGACGCCGTGCGCGACGAGAAGCTGAAGGTGCTGAGGGCAT
The window above is part of the Mesorhizobium sp. WSM4904 genome. Proteins encoded here:
- a CDS encoding SH3 domain-containing protein gives rise to the protein MNVPFSFGAPERRRFAVQFGYDMQPSFWQGLRSNAHLVIAAVGTAALLGVAAIALWLALPANERQASAEQSVPAIPVKTTKIAPAAASAVSVAAAPQAARKADAVSPVTAAREAAIPALAANSPRWTGAGAEPASAGAAPASPTPAAKPPAEQKPTVAAFADSVAETDASTALSKVAAAEQSVDEKKPDDKMDGAQTAAIPDAKPQVPEAQPAGDENDAAAKPNEQNVSAAANGRILKAVTMRTGPKKGAAAIVTVPAKTSVQVVSCKKWCEIVYNGKRGWIYKTYVKTGA
- a CDS encoding SDR family oxidoreductase, coding for MRLENKVAIITGAASGFGKGMAKRFAEEGARVVVADLNAKGAERVAEEIGDSAIWTQTDVSLRSEFDEMVYAAKSAFGRVDIMVNNAGYTHRNGDMLGVDEETFDLITAVNMKAIYHAALAVVPIMDRQGGGVILTTASTAGIRPRPGLTWYNASKGWAITATKSMAVELAPKNIRVNCLCPVAGETGMLEKFMGADTPEIREKFRASIPLGRLSTPLDIANAALWLASDEAAFITGVALEVDGGRCI
- the zwf gene encoding glucose-6-phosphate dehydrogenase; amino-acid sequence: MTSQIIPVDPFDFIIFGGTGDLSERKLLPSLYYRQCDHQFSEPTRIIGTSRAKMTDAEFQTFAKQAISRHVKPADIDAKELDRFLARLSYVSADATSGVGFDKLKKAVGDSDRIRAFYLAVAPALFGDISHQLQEHKLITPNSRIVLEKPIGRDLISARALNDAVGDDFHESQIFRIDHYLGKETVQNLMALRFANALYEPLWNSAHIDHVQITVAETVGLEDRVTYYDKAGALRDMVQNHILQLLCLVAMETPSSMDADAVRDEKLKVLRALKRINGNEAPKQTVRGQYRAGASAGGPVKGYVEELGKDSNTETFVAVKAEIGNWRWAGVPFYLRTGKRLATRVSEIVIEFKPIPYSIFGDSAGPIFPNQLVIRLQPDEGVKQYIMIKDPGPGGMRLRQISLDMSFAQSFQGRAPDAYERLIMDVVRGNQTLFMRRDEVEAAWKWIDPIQNAWESARQEAQGYTAGTWGPSASIALIERDGRTWHESN